TATAGCGGCCGGTGCGCAGGCCGGCAGCGCGGCATATGGCGTCGAGCATGGCTACGACGCTGCCTTTCCCGTTGGTGCCGCCGACGTGCACGCTCGGGTACGAGGCGTGGGGGTTGCCCGCTCCGGCAAGGAGGCGGCGGATGTTGTCGAGCCCGAGCTTGACCCCGTGAAACTCGAGACTGGCAAGGTATTCGCGCGCGTTCACAGGGGTTTCATGTACCGAAGGAGCTTACCGAGCAGCGGCCGCATCTCGGTGCGCGAGACAATGGCGTCGACAAAGCCGTTCGCGAACTGGTACTCGCTCGTCTGAAACCCTTCGGGGATGGTGACTTTCAGGGCGCCCTCGATAAGGCGCTTTCCCGCGAAGCCGATCTCGGCGCCGGGTTCCGCGAGAACAATGTCGCCCAAGCTGGCGAAGCTGGCATAGACGCCGCCGGTTGTGGGATTCGTCAGGATTGAGATATAGGGGATGGCGGCTTCATTGAGCGCGCGTACGGCGTCGGCGGTCTTGGCCATTTGCATGAGGCCCAGGGTGCCTTCCTGCATGCGCGCCCCGCCAGAAGCCGCGAAGGAAAGGAGAACCACGCGTTCGCGAATAGCATCGTCGGCCGCCCGGCAGAACTTCTCGCCGACCACGGAACCCATACTGGCGCCGGCAAAGGAGAAGTCCATGAAACTGAAGGCCGCGCGCTCCTGCTCGATGCAGCCAAAGCCCGTGATGATGGCTTCTTTCAACCCGGTTTTTTTCTGATAATCGCTGACCTTCTGAGCGTAGGAATACGAGACTTCCTTAATGCTGAACCCGAGCGGATCCGCGGAGATGAGATTGGCGTGGGTCTCCGTGAACGAGTCGGGATCCAGCAGCCACTCGATGCGTTGCCAGACAGTTACCCGGTGATGGTAATTGCATTGGGGACAGACTTCCTGGTTGTCTTTCACGTCCGTCCCGTACACCGCTTGTTTGCAGGCCGGGCACTTTATCCATAATCCTTCGGGGACGCCGCTCTTACGTCCCACCACCGATACAAAACGTCTTCGATGTGGAAAAGCCATAACTCCCCCCGTCCCTAGCGCTGCCGGTTGCCGTCCTGCCAGCCGGGGTTCCAATCGTCCTTACTATTGTCTGCCCCGTATCATACCATGTTTGCGGAATCGGATACACTGCAAGAGGGCAGTTTAAGCGTCAGACGGCGGTTTCAGCGTTACGTTCCTGCTCAGTCAGGGTCTCCTTGTTGTACAAGAGGCGGCCGCACTGAGAACACGCGCGAACCTCCCCCGCGAGAACCTCGTTGACAATTTGGGGACGCACATTCATGTTGCATCCCGAACAGATGTCGCCGCGCAACGGTACGACCGCGGGCCCGGTCGTCTTGTTCTTGCGGATACGGCGGTATTTCGACAGGAGCTGCGGCTCGACCTGCTCGAGCAGAGGTCTCCGTTCTTCCTCGAGTCTCAGGCGCGCCTCGATGGCTTCAGCGAGCTCGGCATCCACTTCGCGGCATTGTGTATCGAGGGTCTCGATCTCCGTCTTGATGCGCTTCTGGTCTTCCTCGAAACGGGCCTTCGCGTCGTCCAGTTCCACCATTAATGAGATCATGCGCTCCTCTTGAACGGAGATTTGTTTCTTGAGGAGGTCGATTTCGTGAAGGAGGGCTTGATACTCTTCGTTCTTCTTGATGGCAAAAAGCTGTTCGTTGTATCTGGTGACGTGTGCTTGTTTCTGGTCGATTTCGACTTCGCACTCGCGCTGTCCGATCTGCAGTCTCTTGAGGGCTTCGCGCCTTTCCTGGAGTTCCGCTTCGAGCCGCTCCTTTTGCACGTTAAACTTCTCTTTCTGTTTCGGAATCTCTCCCTCGCGGGCATTGCATGCTTCGATGCGCAAATCGAGATCCTGCAGGCGCAATAACGTCTTCACCCGTTGCCTCCTTTGGGGAAACCGCGGCGAGATGAGGTTTCCCGCGCCCCGCGGCGCACTGAACCGATTCAATTGGTGTTAAAAAAAGGGCCGCGGCGTCTGCCGCGGCCCTGGTCGTCACTTGATCCAGGTCATCATTTTTCGGAGTTCCGCTCCGACCCGTTCGACGGGATGCGAAGCATCCGCTTCCCGGAGCTTCTTGAAATGTTGCCCGCCAGTCGCGTATTCGTTCATCCATTCCTTGGCGAATTCGCCGTTCTGGATGCGTTTGAGGGCGGTGCGCATAGCCTTCTTCGACTCCTCGGTAATCACGCGCGGTCCCACGGTGTACCCGCCGTATTCCGCCGTGTCGCTCACCGAATAGTTCATGAAACTCAAGCCGCCACGATAGTACAAATCGACGATTAGTTTCAACTCATGAAGGACCTCGAAATAGGCGATTTCCGGCTGGTAACCCGCCTCGGTAAGGATTTCGAAGCCGGCTTTCAGCAGGGCCGCCGACCCCCCGCACAGGACGGTCTGTTCGCCAAAAAGGTCGGTTTCCGTCTCCTCTTTGAACGTGGTCTCGATGATGCCGCCCCGTCCGCCGCCGAGACCGCACCCGTACGCAAGGGCCGTCTTGAGGGCGTTGCCGGTGGCATCCTGATGAATGGCCACAAGGCAGGGCACCCCGGCGCCCTTCACGAATTCGTCGCGGACCAGATGGCCGGGGCCTTTCGGAGCGATCATCCACACATCGATGTCGGGTCCGGGCTCGATGAACTTGTAGTGAATGTTGAACCCGTGGGCAAACATCAGCGAGTTGCCCGGTTTCAGGTTGGGCTTGAGGTCGTTTTCGTAGACCGTTTTCTGGACGGTGTCAGGTACAAGTACGACCACAATGTCGCCGCGCTTGGCGGCCTCGGCGGCGGTCATTACCTCGAACCCGGCTTCTTTTGCGGCCTTGTAGTTGGGGTTTTTGTCGTCGATCAGTTCTCCGACCACCACGTTCACGCCGCCGTCCCGCAGGTTCTGCGCATGGGCGTGGCCCTGGCTGCCAAATCCGATTATGCTGACGGTCTTGCCGTTCAGGACGGATCTGTCGGCATCTTTCTCGTAGTAAATCTTGGCCATGATCTATCTCCCTCTCGTGTCGTTGTTGAGTGACCGCCCGATGGCGATCTTTCCGGTGCGCACCAATTCTTCGATGCCGAAGGGGTGCATCATATCAATAAACGCCTTGATTTTTCCCGCGGACCCCGTGCCTTCGACGACGATG
This window of the Candidatus Hydrogenedentota bacterium genome carries:
- the accD gene encoding acetyl-CoA carboxylase, carboxyltransferase subunit beta, whose translation is MAFPHRRRFVSVVGRKSGVPEGLWIKCPACKQAVYGTDVKDNQEVCPQCNYHHRVTVWQRIEWLLDPDSFTETHANLISADPLGFSIKEVSYSYAQKVSDYQKKTGLKEAIITGFGCIEQERAAFSFMDFSFAGASMGSVVGEKFCRAADDAIRERVVLLSFAASGGARMQEGTLGLMQMAKTADAVRALNEAAIPYISILTNPTTGGVYASFASLGDIVLAEPGAEIGFAGKRLIEGALKVTIPEGFQTSEYQFANGFVDAIVSRTEMRPLLGKLLRYMKPL
- the ilvC gene encoding ketol-acid reductoisomerase; translated protein: MAKIYYEKDADRSVLNGKTVSIIGFGSQGHAHAQNLRDGGVNVVVGELIDDKNPNYKAAKEAGFEVMTAAEAAKRGDIVVVLVPDTVQKTVYENDLKPNLKPGNSLMFAHGFNIHYKFIEPGPDIDVWMIAPKGPGHLVRDEFVKGAGVPCLVAIHQDATGNALKTALAYGCGLGGGRGGIIETTFKEETETDLFGEQTVLCGGSAALLKAGFEILTEAGYQPEIAYFEVLHELKLIVDLYYRGGLSFMNYSVSDTAEYGGYTVGPRVITEESKKAMRTALKRIQNGEFAKEWMNEYATGGQHFKKLREADASHPVERVGAELRKMMTWIK
- a CDS encoding C4-type zinc ribbon domain-containing protein, yielding MKTLLRLQDLDLRIEACNAREGEIPKQKEKFNVQKERLEAELQERREALKRLQIGQRECEVEIDQKQAHVTRYNEQLFAIKKNEEYQALLHEIDLLKKQISVQEERMISLMVELDDAKARFEEDQKRIKTEIETLDTQCREVDAELAEAIEARLRLEEERRPLLEQVEPQLLSKYRRIRKNKTTGPAVVPLRGDICSGCNMNVRPQIVNEVLAGEVRACSQCGRLLYNKETLTEQERNAETAV